The following are encoded in a window of Thalassotalea insulae genomic DNA:
- a CDS encoding methyl-accepting chemotaxis protein, which produces MNLTVAMKIIGGFATISVLLILTSIISLSNLSNIDSATLKQSELAIPTLSESNQLAIKLEKIGGLTLKAYYQSELPPLSENLTSFQQLEAGFSQDLKNLKGIVRKENSLLSNLNQVDSVYQTLLSDIDNVFVNRKVSIEQFSTLIDKIDVLEEKADDAATLMLDLADHDLADSKLQRAVTLGERLETQLNSIVASGFEFRDLKNSQSIELVEGEITNTYNEVIRISDEIKNELALNGVTDIADSLDNTIAELNELLTGSDSIFINKKTQVNAIAVATEKLTAAEKDIEHANEILKKQVDLADKTTKETSALVADSVSSGNSITWIIMLASVGVAVTIAWFTLISITRPLSRVNDMLNVVSSGDLSRKLDESGKDEFAQLSKNCNLLIDSLRTLINGIVSRSTQLATAAEQTSAVTAQSTTAIEEQRTQVEQAASATTEMSSTSQSVLSSANDALGEIKQADDEAERVKGISDRNRQTIEQLAKEVEDASQVINKLQQDSASIGGILDVIRGIAEQTNLLALNAAIEAARAGEQGRGFAVVADEVRTLASRTQESTQEIQNMIEVLQTGAEKAVAVMETGKRQASDCVVQSEEADAALETITHAVHEAFDRSSQIATAAEEQSVVAHEISENLESIVAIAEQTTAGSKQTADSSSEVARLAEELQLSVQEFKL; this is translated from the coding sequence ATGAACCTAACTGTTGCAATGAAAATAATCGGTGGTTTCGCCACCATCTCCGTTTTACTTATTCTAACTAGTATCATATCCCTCAGTAACCTCAGCAATATTGATTCTGCCACACTCAAGCAAAGTGAGTTAGCGATCCCAACATTAAGCGAAAGTAATCAATTAGCGATTAAACTTGAAAAAATAGGCGGTTTAACACTTAAAGCGTATTATCAGAGCGAATTACCACCACTAAGTGAAAATTTGACCTCATTTCAACAGTTAGAAGCAGGATTTAGTCAGGATCTGAAAAACTTAAAGGGAATTGTCAGAAAAGAAAATTCATTGCTGAGTAACCTTAATCAGGTCGATTCAGTTTACCAAACCTTGTTAAGCGATATCGATAATGTATTTGTCAATCGTAAGGTCAGTATTGAGCAATTCAGCACATTAATTGATAAAATTGATGTCTTAGAAGAAAAGGCAGATGATGCCGCAACCTTAATGCTAGATCTCGCCGATCATGATTTAGCGGATTCTAAATTACAAAGGGCTGTTACTTTAGGGGAACGATTAGAAACCCAACTAAACAGCATAGTGGCCTCTGGCTTTGAATTTAGGGATTTGAAAAACAGCCAATCGATTGAGCTAGTTGAAGGCGAAATCACTAATACCTATAACGAAGTTATCCGTATTAGTGATGAGATTAAAAACGAATTAGCCCTCAATGGAGTAACTGATATAGCAGATTCTCTCGACAACACCATTGCTGAGCTTAATGAGCTGCTCACAGGTAGTGACAGCATCTTCATTAATAAAAAGACACAGGTTAATGCCATTGCCGTAGCAACTGAAAAATTGACCGCGGCAGAAAAAGACATTGAGCATGCCAATGAAATTCTAAAAAAACAGGTAGATTTAGCTGACAAAACCACTAAAGAAACCAGCGCGTTAGTAGCTGATTCAGTGTCTAGTGGTAACAGTATTACCTGGATTATTATGCTTGCGTCAGTTGGTGTCGCCGTCACTATTGCCTGGTTTACCTTAATCAGTATTACCCGACCTCTTTCCAGAGTTAACGACATGCTTAATGTTGTCTCTTCTGGCGATTTATCACGTAAGCTAGATGAAAGCGGTAAAGATGAGTTTGCTCAATTATCGAAAAACTGTAACTTATTAATAGACAGTTTAAGAACCTTGATCAATGGTATTGTCAGTCGTTCAACGCAATTAGCAACGGCAGCTGAGCAGACTTCTGCAGTTACCGCGCAAAGTACGACAGCAATCGAAGAGCAACGTACACAAGTGGAGCAGGCAGCATCGGCAACCACGGAAATGAGCAGTACCTCACAGAGCGTACTTTCAAGTGCTAATGACGCCTTAGGTGAAATCAAGCAGGCCGATGATGAAGCAGAGCGTGTTAAAGGCATTTCAGACAGAAACCGTCAAACGATAGAACAGCTGGCGAAAGAAGTTGAAGATGCGTCTCAAGTTATTAACAAACTACAGCAAGACAGCGCATCCATTGGCGGAATTCTCGACGTTATCCGCGGTATTGCAGAACAGACTAACTTATTAGCGTTAAACGCAGCAATTGAAGCAGCACGTGCAGGTGAACAAGGTCGAGGCTTTGCCGTAGTTGCCGATGAAGTCAGAACGCTGGCAAGTCGCACGCAGGAATCTACGCAAGAAATTCAAAACATGATTGAAGTATTGCAAACTGGAGCAGAAAAAGCAGTAGCAGTGATGGAAACGGGTAAAAGGCAAGCGTCAGACTGTGTTGTGCAAAGTGAAGAAGCTGATGCTGCATTGGAAACCATCACACACGCAGTACACGAAGCATTTGATCGTAGTTCACAAATAGCAACAGCGGCAGAAGAACAAAGTGTTGTTGCCCATGAAATCAGTGAAAACTTGGAATCAATCGTTGCAATCGCCGAACAAACAACTGCCGGCTCGAAGCAAACAGCAGATTCTAGCAGCGAAGTCGCAAGACTAGCCGAAGAATTGCAGTTATCGGTGCAAGAATTTAAACTTTAA
- the surA gene encoding peptidylprolyl isomerase SurA produces the protein MKTILKICALSALLMGTSPQAKEVELDRVAAVVNSGVVLESEVKELIANIKTQASKNDQSLPSDKALRVQVMDKLINDQLIAQIGERMGIQISDAQLDQTLTNMAQGNQLTLEEFRQSIVSEGLDYEKYRENVRNELVSGEVKRNSVRRRIYISPQEITNLLSAMKQQTNNDIEYRLGHILIEFPPEPTQEDMNAAKERADKVIELLNKGSDFTKIAIASSGGAEALKGGDLGWKNINEMPTLFSEIIDGKDKGSVFGPIRTGLGFSIVKILDIRGRQIVEVEEINSRHILIEPSIILSDAKAEQMLKEFREQILAGEADFGEMAKEHSDGPTSVKGGELGWTDPKVWDPAFADALAKLKIDEISMPFRTSFGWHIAQLTGRRTLDATQQMNENRAYQLLYKRKFSMESARWLKELRDEAYIEMMD, from the coding sequence ATGAAAACCATATTAAAAATTTGTGCATTATCCGCTTTGCTTATGGGTACAAGTCCCCAGGCAAAGGAAGTTGAATTAGATAGAGTCGCCGCAGTTGTAAACTCAGGGGTGGTATTAGAATCAGAAGTTAAAGAGTTAATTGCCAATATCAAAACACAGGCAAGCAAAAACGATCAAAGCTTACCAAGTGATAAAGCGTTACGCGTTCAGGTCATGGATAAGCTGATCAATGATCAACTCATTGCACAAATTGGTGAACGAATGGGGATCCAGATCAGTGATGCACAATTAGATCAAACCTTAACCAATATGGCGCAAGGCAACCAATTGACATTAGAAGAGTTTCGTCAATCTATCGTAAGCGAAGGACTGGACTATGAAAAATATCGCGAAAATGTCCGTAACGAATTAGTTTCCGGTGAAGTCAAACGTAACAGTGTTCGCCGTCGTATTTATATTTCACCGCAAGAAATTACTAACCTGCTTTCAGCAATGAAACAACAAACCAATAACGATATCGAATACCGATTGGGGCATATACTCATCGAATTTCCGCCTGAACCAACACAAGAAGATATGAATGCAGCAAAAGAACGTGCTGACAAAGTCATCGAATTGCTTAATAAAGGCAGTGATTTTACCAAAATAGCGATTGCTTCATCAGGTGGCGCCGAAGCGTTAAAAGGTGGAGATTTAGGCTGGAAGAACATTAATGAAATGCCGACCCTGTTTTCAGAAATCATCGATGGGAAAGATAAAGGGTCAGTATTTGGACCAATTCGTACCGGCCTTGGTTTTAGCATAGTGAAAATTCTCGATATTCGCGGTCGCCAAATAGTCGAAGTTGAAGAAATTAATTCGCGCCACATTTTGATCGAACCTTCGATAATTTTAAGTGACGCTAAAGCCGAACAAATGCTAAAAGAGTTTAGAGAACAGATTTTGGCGGGTGAAGCCGACTTTGGTGAAATGGCGAAAGAGCATTCAGACGGACCAACCTCTGTCAAAGGTGGGGAACTCGGCTGGACAGATCCGAAAGTTTGGGATCCAGCATTTGCCGACGCACTAGCTAAATTAAAAATAGATGAAATTTCAATGCCGTTTCGTACATCGTTTGGCTGGCATATAGCCCAACTCACCGGCCGTCGCACCTTAGATGCGACACAACAGATGAATGAAAACCGTGCCTACCAATTGTTATATAAACGAAAATTTTCTATGGAAAGCGCGCGCTGGCTCAAAGAACTACGCGATGAGGCCTATATTGAGATGATGGATTAG
- a CDS encoding aminoglycoside phosphotransferase family protein: protein MVDKRKQQLSQWLADTFSITSIELDDMSGDAGFRRYFRFINDNQSFIAVDAPGDKCNNAAFIDIAQRLQAVDINVPEVIAFEPRQGFICLTDLGDCLLADVLTEKSMMSYYQQAMQLLPEMAQVTSEQLPLYDQAFIQRELDIFPQWLINQHLSITLSAAQQQKLQFCFDELIDNALAQPQVFMHRDFHSRNIMLVGEQLALIDFQDAVQGPVTYDIVSLLRDCYVKWPAEQVDKLLRQYIELMEQRALVPSYSYSQWQRWFDLMGLQRHIKAAGIFARLYHRDGKPGYLADIPLTLSYIVDIAAKYPTLNFLRELVQQQLVPSLAIKN from the coding sequence TTGGTAGATAAGAGAAAACAACAATTATCTCAGTGGTTGGCAGATACTTTTTCCATAACATCGATTGAACTTGATGATATGTCGGGGGATGCTGGATTTCGCCGGTATTTTAGATTTATTAATGATAATCAGTCTTTTATTGCGGTCGATGCCCCCGGTGATAAATGTAATAATGCTGCATTTATCGATATTGCGCAGCGTTTACAAGCGGTTGATATTAATGTGCCAGAAGTGATTGCATTTGAACCGCGACAAGGTTTTATCTGTTTGACAGATTTAGGGGATTGCCTGTTAGCCGATGTGTTAACAGAAAAAAGCATGATGTCCTATTATCAGCAGGCGATGCAATTATTGCCGGAGATGGCACAAGTCACCAGTGAACAATTGCCGCTGTATGATCAGGCATTTATTCAGCGGGAGCTGGATATTTTTCCACAATGGTTAATCAATCAGCATTTATCAATAACGCTATCAGCAGCGCAACAACAAAAATTACAGTTCTGCTTTGATGAGTTAATTGACAACGCATTAGCGCAGCCACAAGTGTTTATGCATAGGGATTTTCATAGTAGAAATATCATGCTGGTTGGAGAACAATTGGCATTAATTGACTTTCAGGATGCTGTTCAAGGGCCAGTGACTTATGACATTGTTTCGTTATTGCGGGACTGTTATGTTAAGTGGCCAGCAGAGCAGGTAGATAAGTTATTGCGCCAATACATTGAATTAATGGAACAACGAGCTTTAGTTCCTTCGTACTCATATTCGCAATGGCAGCGTTGGTTTGATTTAATGGGACTGCAGCGACATATTAAAGCCGCGGGGATTTTTGCTCGTTTGTATCATAGGGATGGCAAGCCGGGGTATTTAGCAGATATTCCGTTAACTCTGTCTTATATCGTCGACATCGCGGCTAAATATCCGACGCTTAATTTTTTGCGTGAATTAGTGCAACAACAGCTAGTGCCAAGTTTAGCGATAAAAAACTAA
- the rsmA gene encoding 16S rRNA (adenine(1518)-N(6)/adenine(1519)-N(6))-dimethyltransferase RsmA, translating to MSKNSHLGHQAKKRFGQNFLHNEAIISQIVDAINPEPDDNLIEIGPGLGALTEPVIERAGDISVVELDRDLAHRLRHHPFLAKHLTIYEQDALKFDFASLASTDKPLRIFGNLPYNISTPLIFHLLSFKDKVKDMHFMLQKEVVERMAAGHNCKAFGRLSIMTQYQCQVLPVMEIGPEAFQPPPKVDSAIVRLIPHKTISNPVKNITTLNHVCLTAFNQRRKTIRNSFKKLINVEQLTSLGLDPGLRPENLTLNDYIALANFVDDNPVTTEK from the coding sequence ATGAGTAAAAACTCTCATTTAGGCCACCAAGCAAAAAAACGCTTTGGTCAAAATTTTCTTCATAATGAAGCTATTATTAGCCAGATTGTCGATGCTATTAATCCGGAGCCTGATGATAATTTAATCGAGATAGGTCCTGGGCTTGGTGCTTTAACAGAGCCAGTGATAGAACGCGCTGGTGATATTTCTGTGGTTGAACTTGATCGCGATCTCGCACATCGTTTACGCCACCACCCATTTTTAGCCAAACATTTAACCATCTATGAACAAGATGCACTTAAATTTGATTTTGCTAGTTTAGCCAGTACAGACAAGCCGTTACGTATTTTTGGGAATTTACCTTATAACATTTCCACACCACTGATTTTTCACCTACTGTCGTTTAAAGATAAAGTCAAAGACATGCATTTTATGCTACAAAAGGAAGTGGTTGAACGTATGGCTGCAGGACATAATTGTAAAGCCTTTGGCCGATTATCGATTATGACCCAATATCAATGCCAAGTATTGCCAGTGATGGAAATTGGCCCTGAAGCCTTTCAGCCACCACCAAAAGTGGATTCAGCCATTGTGCGCTTGATCCCACATAAAACCATCAGTAATCCGGTAAAAAATATAACGACGCTGAACCACGTATGCTTAACTGCATTTAATCAACGCAGAAAAACCATCAGAAACAGCTTTAAAAAACTGATCAATGTAGAACAGCTAACCTCTTTGGGGTTAGATCCTGGTTTGCGTCCGGAAAATTTAACCTTAAATGATTATATTGCATTAGCTAACTTTGTTGATGATAATCCAGTAACAACAGAAAAATAG
- the pdxA gene encoding 4-hydroxythreonine-4-phosphate dehydrogenase PdxA: MVKRIAVTPGEPAGIGPDLAIMMAQKSWPVEIVVVASPELLQQRASALGLTLQIQEYQPDKEPTPQAANTLTVLPVPLEAPCIAGQLDAANGHYVVETLRIACEKNISGEFDAVVTGPVHKGLINQAGIAFSGHTEYFAYQANCSDVVMMLATEGLRVALVTTHIPLAYVSKAITPERLTKVTTILHQDLITKFGIKEPKIYVCGINPHAGEGGHLGREEIEVMEPTLAQLRAQGVNAIGPLPADTIFQEKYLNDADAILSMYHDQGLPVLKYKGFGNSVNITLGLPFIRTSVDHGTAVELAGTNQADPGSFYQAITTAITLANNQQ; encoded by the coding sequence ATGGTAAAACGCATTGCTGTAACACCGGGAGAACCCGCAGGTATTGGTCCTGATTTAGCCATCATGATGGCACAAAAATCGTGGCCGGTAGAGATCGTTGTAGTCGCTTCCCCAGAATTATTGCAACAAAGAGCCTCTGCATTAGGGTTAACATTGCAAATTCAGGAGTATCAACCAGATAAAGAGCCTACACCACAAGCTGCTAATACCCTAACCGTATTACCAGTACCGCTTGAGGCTCCATGCATAGCTGGCCAACTGGACGCAGCTAACGGTCATTATGTGGTCGAAACCTTACGCATTGCCTGTGAAAAAAATATCAGCGGTGAATTTGACGCTGTTGTTACTGGCCCTGTACATAAAGGCTTAATCAATCAGGCTGGTATCGCATTTAGTGGTCATACCGAATATTTTGCCTACCAGGCAAATTGCTCTGATGTGGTAATGATGCTGGCAACCGAAGGCCTGCGTGTTGCATTAGTCACCACGCATATCCCGCTTGCTTATGTTTCTAAAGCGATAACACCGGAACGTCTGACCAAGGTGACCACTATCTTGCATCAGGATCTGATCACTAAATTTGGCATCAAAGAGCCTAAAATTTATGTTTGTGGTATCAACCCACATGCTGGCGAAGGCGGACACCTTGGCCGCGAAGAAATCGAAGTAATGGAACCAACCTTAGCGCAATTAAGAGCACAAGGGGTTAACGCGATTGGTCCGCTACCCGCGGATACTATTTTTCAGGAAAAATATCTTAACGATGCCGATGCAATTTTAAGCATGTATCACGATCAGGGACTGCCAGTGCTAAAATATAAAGGCTTCGGTAACTCAGTTAACATTACCTTAGGATTGCCTTTTATTCGCACTTCAGTTGATCATGGGACAGCGGTTGAACTCGCTGGCACCAATCAGGCTGATCCTGGTAGTTTCTATCAAGCAATAACAACGGCAATCACTTTAGCCAATAATCAGCAGTGA
- the apaG gene encoding Co2+/Mg2+ efflux protein ApaG encodes MNDDFNVSVTTAFIPQQSNEREQRYTFSYTITITNHGSKSAQLLSRYWLITDANDDKSTVVGEGVVGQQPVIAPGEHFEYTSGCILKTPVGTMEGHYQFIDPDKQMFDVAIPVFRLAQPNILN; translated from the coding sequence ATGAATGATGACTTTAACGTCTCGGTAACAACCGCCTTTATTCCGCAGCAGTCCAATGAAAGAGAACAAAGGTACACTTTTAGCTACACCATCACTATCACTAATCATGGTAGCAAGAGCGCGCAATTGCTATCACGTTACTGGCTAATAACAGACGCTAATGACGATAAGTCAACAGTCGTAGGTGAAGGAGTTGTTGGTCAGCAACCGGTTATCGCTCCAGGCGAGCATTTTGAATATACCAGCGGCTGTATATTAAAAACCCCTGTCGGCACGATGGAAGGGCATTACCAGTTTATCGACCCGGATAAGCAAATGTTTGATGTGGCTATACCAGTATTTCGGTTAGCTCAACCCAATATTTTAAATTAA
- a CDS encoding symmetrical bis(5'-nucleosyl)-tetraphosphatase — MAIYFIGDIQGCYRELRALLKQVNFTPSDDQLWAAGDLVARGPDSYATLKYLYSLGDSFKTVLGNHDLHLIATYVGLKKAKANDKLDELLSAPDVAELINWLASQPLLRKLPEEDVYLSHAGLPPQWTIEQAVAMAEFAQKKLNSVKRDKWLARMYGEQPNSWNQVKSKEDKFRYTINAFTRMRYCELSGALEFHNKLSPKDSPKHLKPWFELATNQLQNCYWIFGHWAALMGEVPHNNLFALDTGCVWGGDLTLLRWHDKRLFTEPSQRNLL; from the coding sequence ATGGCAATCTATTTTATTGGGGATATTCAAGGTTGTTATCGTGAGCTTAGAGCCTTACTTAAGCAAGTCAATTTTACCCCTAGCGATGATCAATTATGGGCCGCAGGTGATTTAGTCGCTCGAGGACCTGATTCGTACGCAACATTAAAATACCTTTATTCACTAGGGGATAGTTTTAAAACCGTATTAGGTAATCACGATTTGCACCTTATTGCGACTTATGTCGGCTTAAAAAAGGCAAAAGCCAATGATAAATTGGACGAGCTATTATCTGCCCCAGATGTTGCTGAATTAATCAACTGGCTGGCATCCCAGCCTTTACTGAGAAAACTACCAGAAGAAGATGTCTACCTGTCACATGCCGGCCTGCCCCCCCAGTGGACAATAGAACAGGCAGTAGCAATGGCTGAATTCGCACAGAAAAAACTCAACTCTGTAAAACGCGATAAATGGCTTGCTAGAATGTATGGTGAACAACCGAATAGCTGGAATCAGGTAAAATCAAAAGAAGATAAATTCCGCTATACCATTAATGCCTTTACCCGAATGCGTTATTGTGAACTTTCCGGCGCACTGGAGTTTCATAACAAACTGTCTCCTAAAGATAGCCCCAAACATTTAAAGCCCTGGTTTGAGTTAGCAACAAATCAGTTACAAAACTGCTATTGGATTTTTGGCCATTGGGCCGCATTAATGGGAGAAGTCCCGCATAACAACTTATTTGCCTTAGACACTGGTTGTGTCTGGGGTGGTGATCTAACGTTGCTACGTTGGCACGATAAAAGACTTTTTACTGAGCCATCACAAAGAAACTTGCTATAA
- a CDS encoding LPS-assembly protein LptD encodes MPFFRTSLLLFIGTLTSYQVTAQSSVPATNTPVICPVPSYSKIQPDKGLIDVNAINIWSNESVIEKGQFAKFSGGVTLLKKDHTVVADEIEINQLTSFVNAQGNIHFQNQGVDIFASQLKASKELRATVLTDSAYQLANNPGHGQAGTIAVTANGTLSLVDSSFTTCYGEVPDWQLQASEINISMTENHGEAYNARFKLFGVPVLYIPYFSFPVNNERKSGFLYPKLSTSSRSGLTVELPFYWNIAPNMDATLTPRYMSKRGVQLLSEFRYLSGLQQGAINIEYLNKDDELKNSNDARYLARLQHIGTFSDNFRAYVDYTTISDDNYLVDINSEQYNSNDAYLYQIAELAYFKENWQAKILLQDFEVLGNHQTSYKTLPHIEFKSFQPLSFLNGRFDIYSEITRFQSDNLALPEADRYHIEAGTIFPYSTPAWFFNSEFKLLQTNYYQKRIANHSQLEKNVSRTLPKIRFHGGVNFDRPMRFGKRDYTQTLEPQLQYLYIPDEEQNNIALYDTTSLQDDYNGLFRDKRFSGLDRIAQANQYSWGLTSRILNPLSEEVFRMSVGRIVYLNNSNSPLNNEQSINTDESALATEVFMQINRHWQFSGDIQYNTKNNSTNKSQSTLDYLFDKNRSIQLNHRYTRNVSGTSLEQVSLLANLAINKDWQFVGRLTQDLQKKRSLESYVGLQYQSCCWAIRFAYHRHINSNLDEQNFNSENRDEFDSGFMIQFVIKGLGGEQKPVTTDEMFNSSIFGYKRPYFLNN; translated from the coding sequence ATGCCTTTTTTTCGTACATCGCTATTATTATTTATTGGCACATTAACTAGTTATCAAGTCACCGCCCAATCTTCTGTACCCGCTACTAATACGCCTGTTATCTGTCCGGTGCCTAGTTATTCAAAAATTCAACCAGACAAAGGTCTCATTGACGTTAACGCCATTAATATCTGGTCAAATGAGTCTGTAATAGAAAAAGGCCAGTTTGCCAAATTTTCAGGCGGTGTCACTCTGTTAAAAAAAGATCATACCGTTGTTGCCGACGAAATAGAAATAAACCAGTTAACCTCGTTTGTGAACGCTCAAGGGAATATTCACTTTCAAAATCAAGGGGTCGATATCTTTGCTTCGCAACTCAAGGCAAGTAAAGAACTAAGAGCGACGGTATTAACAGACTCAGCTTATCAGTTGGCCAATAACCCTGGCCATGGCCAGGCAGGTACAATAGCTGTAACTGCAAATGGTACCTTAAGCTTAGTTGATTCCAGCTTTACTACTTGCTATGGCGAAGTGCCAGATTGGCAATTGCAAGCCAGTGAAATTAATATTTCAATGACAGAAAATCATGGCGAAGCCTATAACGCCAGATTCAAGTTGTTTGGCGTACCTGTATTATATATTCCGTATTTTTCATTTCCGGTAAATAATGAAAGAAAATCGGGATTTTTATACCCTAAGCTCAGTACTAGCAGCCGCTCTGGCCTAACCGTAGAGCTGCCTTTTTATTGGAATATCGCCCCCAATATGGATGCCACGCTAACGCCAAGATATATGTCAAAACGCGGCGTCCAATTGTTATCTGAATTTCGCTATTTATCTGGCTTACAGCAAGGGGCAATTAATATTGAGTACCTTAATAAAGATGATGAATTAAAAAATAGTAACGATGCCCGTTATTTAGCACGCCTCCAGCATATTGGCACCTTTTCTGATAATTTCCGTGCCTACGTAGACTATACCACCATCAGTGATGACAACTATTTAGTGGATATTAACAGTGAACAATATAACTCTAACGATGCTTATTTATACCAAATAGCGGAACTGGCCTACTTTAAAGAAAATTGGCAGGCAAAAATATTACTGCAAGATTTTGAAGTGCTAGGGAATCATCAAACCAGCTATAAAACCCTGCCTCATATCGAATTTAAAAGTTTTCAGCCGCTATCATTTCTCAATGGTCGATTTGATATTTATTCAGAAATCACCCGCTTTCAAAGTGACAATTTAGCCCTACCGGAGGCAGATCGTTATCATATAGAAGCTGGTACCATCTTTCCGTATTCAACACCGGCTTGGTTTTTTAATTCAGAGTTTAAATTACTGCAAACGAATTATTATCAAAAACGTATCGCTAATCATAGTCAGCTGGAAAAAAATGTTTCCCGCACTTTACCGAAAATACGTTTTCACGGTGGGGTTAATTTCGACCGACCAATGAGATTCGGCAAACGTGACTACACTCAAACGTTAGAACCTCAATTACAATACCTCTATATTCCTGACGAAGAGCAAAATAATATTGCGCTTTACGATACAACCAGCTTACAAGACGATTATAACGGCCTGTTTCGTGATAAACGTTTTAGTGGTTTAGACAGGATAGCCCAAGCAAATCAATACTCCTGGGGACTAACCAGCCGCATTCTAAATCCGTTAAGTGAAGAAGTATTCCGCATGAGTGTTGGTCGTATTGTTTATCTCAATAACAGCAACAGCCCCCTCAATAATGAGCAAAGTATCAACACCGATGAGTCAGCGCTAGCAACTGAAGTCTTTATGCAGATAAACCGTCATTGGCAGTTTAGTGGTGATATTCAATATAACACTAAAAATAACAGTACCAATAAAAGTCAAAGTACTTTAGATTACCTGTTTGATAAAAACCGCTCAATTCAATTGAACCATAGATACACTCGTAATGTCTCAGGTACGAGTCTCGAACAAGTTTCTTTACTGGCTAACCTTGCAATAAATAAAGATTGGCAGTTTGTCGGACGTTTAACACAAGACTTACAAAAGAAAAGAAGTTTGGAAAGCTATGTTGGTTTGCAATACCAAAGTTGCTGTTGGGCAATACGCTTTGCGTATCATCGACATATTAATTCAAATTTAGACGAGCAAAACTTTAATAGTGAAAACCGCGATGAATTCGATAGCGGTTTCATGATACAGTTTGTGATAAAAGGATTAGGTGGCGAACAAAAACCGGTAACAACTGATGAAATGTTTAATTCCAGTATATTTGGTTATAAACGCCCTTATTTTCTCAACAATTAA
- the murU gene encoding N-acetylmuramate alpha-1-phosphate uridylyltransferase MurU, with product MKAMILAAGRGERMRPLTDNVPKPLLTVNDVPLIDYHLRKLQRIGVHQVVINLAWLGEKIVSYLQDGSRYGLSISYSWENDGALETAGGIIKALPQLTDDDEPFLVVNGDIFLDYDFSGLPQLSASQLAHLWLVDNPSHNLAGDFTLQGNVLTTINESTPQPSYTFSGLGLYRPSFFQDFLSHRVMPLAPLIKAAIKKRAVSGQKLVGLWTDVGTPQRLEQLDLQLKQQHKGK from the coding sequence ATGAAAGCGATGATCCTGGCGGCAGGCCGTGGTGAGCGTATGCGGCCGTTAACTGATAATGTGCCTAAACCTTTGCTAACGGTCAATGATGTGCCGCTGATAGATTATCACCTGAGAAAACTGCAACGTATTGGCGTGCACCAAGTCGTGATTAATCTAGCTTGGCTCGGAGAGAAAATCGTCAGTTATCTTCAAGATGGTAGCCGTTATGGTCTATCTATTAGCTATAGCTGGGAAAATGATGGTGCGTTAGAAACGGCGGGTGGTATTATTAAGGCGCTACCGCAATTAACAGATGACGATGAGCCATTTTTAGTTGTCAATGGTGACATTTTTCTCGATTATGATTTTAGCGGCTTGCCTCAGCTATCAGCTTCACAACTTGCACATTTATGGTTAGTTGATAATCCATCGCATAATTTAGCGGGTGATTTTACCTTGCAGGGAAACGTATTGACCACGATTAATGAAAGTACACCGCAACCTAGTTACACCTTTAGTGGGCTGGGATTATATCGACCGTCATTTTTTCAGGACTTTTTATCGCATCGGGTGATGCCGTTAGCACCTTTGATCAAGGCGGCAATCAAAAAACGTGCGGTTTCGGGACAAAAATTAGTGGGTCTGTGGACGGATGTTGGTACACCACAACGGCTTGAACAGCTGGATTTACAACTCAAACAACAACATAAGGGCAAATAA